A region of Burkholderiales bacterium JOSHI_001 DNA encodes the following proteins:
- a CDS encoding alpha/beta hydrolase family protein (PFAM: alpha/beta hydrolase fold): protein MALSGSRRKPRSQPDAPHRHPGAQAVPPVPPHRLRQPPGPLLMMLEGRAPWEWAALHMARPWLQQMPAGDGHPVVVLPGLAANDLTTLPLRRFLVQRGYVPYPWAQGFNFGPRSGVLTKCLQQVRAVADAHGRKVSLVGWSLGGLFARELAKEVPELVRCVITLGTPFTGHPEATNAWRLFELVSGQSVHDEETLAGIRRPPPLPTTSIYSRTDGVVAWHCSLNDPAPLAENIEVHASHMGMGMNPLALYAVADRLAQDPDHWQPFDLRGTRRWLYRLTHPAPQEG, encoded by the coding sequence AGCCGCGTTCACAGCCCGACGCGCCACACCGCCATCCCGGTGCCCAGGCCGTGCCGCCGGTGCCACCGCACCGCCTGCGCCAGCCGCCCGGGCCCTTGCTGATGATGCTGGAGGGCCGCGCGCCCTGGGAATGGGCCGCGCTGCACATGGCCCGGCCCTGGTTGCAGCAGATGCCCGCGGGCGACGGGCACCCGGTGGTGGTCCTGCCCGGCCTCGCGGCCAACGACCTGACCACGCTGCCGCTGCGGCGCTTTCTGGTGCAGCGCGGCTACGTGCCCTATCCCTGGGCCCAGGGCTTCAACTTCGGGCCACGCAGCGGCGTGTTGACCAAGTGCCTGCAGCAGGTGAGGGCGGTGGCCGACGCGCACGGCCGCAAGGTCAGCCTGGTGGGCTGGAGCCTGGGCGGCCTGTTCGCACGCGAACTGGCCAAGGAAGTGCCCGAGTTGGTGCGCTGCGTCATCACCCTGGGCACGCCCTTCACCGGCCACCCCGAAGCCACCAACGCCTGGCGCCTGTTCGAACTGGTCAGCGGCCAGTCGGTGCATGACGAAGAAACCCTGGCCGGCATCCGCCGCCCGCCGCCGCTGCCCACCACCAGCATTTATTCGCGCACCGACGGCGTGGTGGCCTGGCACTGCAGCCTGAACGACCCCGCCCCGCTGGCCGAGAACATCGAGGTGCACGCCAGCCACATGGGCATGGGCATGAACCCGCTGGCGCTGTACGCCGTGGCCGACCGCCTGGCCCAGGACCCTGACCACTGGCAACCCTTTGACCTGCGCGGCACCCGCCGCTGGCTCTACCGCCTGACCCACCCCGC